In Haloarcula hispanica ATCC 33960, one DNA window encodes the following:
- a CDS encoding glycosyltransferase: MENTGPIAFFVPSLTVGGAERVTVSVANGLSKRGYDVDLVVSYNEGDFRTDVAGSVNVVDLGTQRIPGIGIGASVPALVRYLRRQSPQILFSQMTYANDMHMISQILSGADTTAISTIHNTLGMQEESKEKLVQWLQRRLAGQSDQFVAVSEGVAKSIVEHVGVDREKVSVLHNPIPVDEVQARAGKPVDHPWIESANIDVVLGVGRLERAKNFGSFLRAFEQVHAARPDTRAIIVGRGSKRAELETLAAELGIDAAVSFPGFVDNPYGYMAGSDVLAMSSVHEGLPTVLIEALACGCPVVSTDCPSGPAEILKDGEYGPLVDVDDDEGLAAAIRTTLDEPLPSDILIERANDFAPAAVIDQYEAFIRSFVSVETTDSVDKRSEPLTPS; this comes from the coding sequence ATGGAAAACACTGGACCGATAGCATTCTTCGTTCCCTCTCTGACAGTCGGTGGTGCCGAGCGTGTGACAGTTTCTGTCGCGAACGGGCTCTCTAAGCGCGGATATGACGTAGACCTTGTCGTGTCGTACAACGAGGGGGATTTCCGGACCGATGTCGCCGGAAGCGTAAACGTCGTCGACCTCGGAACACAGAGGATACCAGGGATAGGAATCGGTGCAAGCGTTCCCGCTCTCGTACGATATCTGCGGCGACAATCTCCCCAGATACTCTTCTCACAGATGACGTATGCCAACGATATGCACATGATTTCGCAGATTCTATCGGGCGCTGACACTACCGCCATCTCGACGATCCACAACACGCTCGGGATGCAAGAGGAATCGAAAGAGAAACTCGTCCAGTGGCTGCAGCGTCGCCTCGCCGGTCAGTCGGACCAGTTCGTCGCCGTTTCAGAAGGTGTCGCTAAGAGCATCGTGGAACACGTCGGTGTCGACCGCGAGAAGGTGTCTGTCCTCCACAATCCGATCCCTGTCGATGAGGTCCAAGCGCGGGCAGGGAAGCCGGTGGATCATCCATGGATCGAATCGGCAAACATTGACGTCGTTCTCGGTGTCGGACGCCTGGAGAGAGCGAAGAACTTTGGATCGTTCCTCCGCGCTTTCGAACAGGTCCATGCCGCTCGACCGGACACGCGTGCGATTATTGTCGGCCGCGGGTCGAAGCGAGCCGAACTCGAAACCCTCGCGGCCGAGTTAGGTATCGACGCCGCGGTTTCGTTTCCCGGCTTTGTCGACAACCCTTACGGCTACATGGCGGGTTCGGACGTCCTCGCGATGTCTTCGGTCCACGAGGGACTGCCGACCGTGCTCATCGAGGCCCTTGCCTGCGGATGTCCGGTCGTCTCGACCGATTGTCCCAGCGGCCCGGCAGAGATCCTCAAAGATGGTGAGTACGGCCCGCTCGTCGATGTCGATGACGACGAGGGACTCGCAGCGGCCATCCGGACAACGCTCGACGAGCCACTCCCGAGCGACATACTGATCGAGCGTGCGAACGATTTCGCGCCGGCGGCTGTGATCGACCAGTACGAAGCGTTTATTCGAAGTTTCGTATCGGTGGAGACCACCGATAGTGTCGATAAACGATCCGAGCCGCTCACCCCCTCGTGA
- a CDS encoding COG1361 family protein, translated as MLSIGYGKLLIGCVAGLLLIGGATLGLGIGGFADGPADTETTVSEDELEIRTVQSPTEIRPNEPLRVQLQITNAGSETTTQQVALRLNRDGQSPETVATKQVKVSAAEPADVTFAVEPDQISPGEYTYAVAVGESSAPESTGNVAVLTPPTFVLADTTENATIVRGTNASIRANLTNVGAYRGVQTVQIAVDADQNGQYSDAETLNESVHSLAGGQSQMSTATVRTADLEPGGYQYRVATENTTTTGTLHVQQPATFRVQNTTAPANVTRGETANVSAVVENVGDVDGLDNVTLRSDSMNTTYSRTVSLAANETTTVSIDVNTTNLSRGTHNHSLGTADDIDTVSMTVQDSHFEVSDLAGPNVLYVGDTAVFSADVTNTGETTGTQSIQHRIDSDDDDRPEAYGVDRNVTLAPGESTRVRFEVEYTVTDSTDYPVEPLSLQTYVYGVYSKDARASTAMSVKPSWAKDGGSSGSGGSTSVSDGDRASLDEITQDKYGLYYDEVSGETKRQIEEIHERQPFADGLAAVEVRTREEIARQEYGADVKPGEKFNFTGLEIETQQKVEADFDAQFQTDSGDRIESWDELANDTYGKSYENLTASRQADIRTTYQDQFE; from the coding sequence ATGTTGTCCATAGGCTACGGAAAGTTACTGATTGGGTGCGTCGCTGGACTGTTACTCATTGGAGGTGCTACGTTAGGGCTTGGAATCGGTGGTTTCGCCGATGGACCGGCCGATACGGAGACCACTGTGAGCGAGGACGAACTGGAGATACGCACTGTGCAGTCTCCGACCGAAATTCGGCCGAATGAGCCGTTGCGTGTGCAACTTCAAATCACAAACGCGGGGTCGGAAACGACAACACAACAAGTAGCGCTACGATTGAACAGGGACGGACAGTCTCCTGAAACGGTAGCAACAAAACAAGTCAAGGTTTCGGCTGCAGAACCGGCGGACGTGACGTTCGCTGTCGAACCTGATCAAATCAGTCCCGGGGAATACACGTACGCCGTTGCCGTCGGTGAGTCATCGGCCCCGGAGTCAACTGGGAATGTGGCTGTCCTCACCCCGCCTACGTTTGTCCTCGCTGATACCACTGAAAACGCTACAATCGTCCGTGGAACCAACGCCTCCATCCGAGCAAACCTGACCAATGTCGGTGCATATCGTGGCGTCCAGACAGTGCAAATCGCTGTCGATGCAGACCAAAACGGCCAGTACTCCGATGCTGAAACGCTGAATGAGAGCGTCCACTCGCTTGCGGGCGGCCAGAGCCAGATGAGCACTGCCACGGTCCGAACTGCTGATCTGGAGCCTGGCGGATACCAATACAGGGTCGCCACCGAAAACACGACAACGACCGGAACACTCCACGTCCAGCAACCGGCGACGTTCCGTGTGCAGAATACGACTGCACCGGCCAACGTAACGAGGGGGGAAACTGCCAATGTCTCAGCAGTCGTCGAGAACGTTGGTGACGTGGACGGGCTCGACAACGTCACGCTCCGGAGTGATTCCATGAACACTACCTATTCGCGCACCGTTTCACTTGCTGCCAACGAAACGACAACGGTGTCTATTGATGTGAATACGACGAATTTGAGCCGCGGGACACACAACCATTCGCTTGGAACTGCTGACGACATAGATACCGTCTCGATGACGGTACAGGATAGTCATTTCGAGGTGTCGGATTTGGCTGGACCGAATGTCCTGTATGTCGGTGATACGGCTGTGTTCTCCGCGGACGTAACGAACACCGGTGAAACCACCGGAACTCAATCGATCCAGCATCGTATCGACAGCGATGACGATGATCGGCCGGAAGCCTATGGAGTCGACAGAAATGTCACGCTCGCACCCGGCGAGTCGACTCGCGTTCGGTTCGAGGTTGAATACACGGTAACCGACTCGACGGATTACCCCGTAGAACCACTGAGTCTGCAGACGTACGTCTATGGCGTCTACTCAAAAGACGCGCGTGCGTCAACAGCTATGTCGGTCAAGCCGTCATGGGCAAAAGACGGCGGGTCCAGCGGTTCCGGCGGAAGTACCAGTGTCTCTGATGGTGACCGCGCTTCGCTTGATGAAATAACCCAGGACAAGTACGGACTCTACTATGATGAGGTGAGCGGTGAAACGAAGCGCCAGATCGAAGAGATTCACGAACGCCAACCGTTCGCGGACGGCCTTGCAGCCGTAGAGGTGCGGACGCGTGAGGAAATCGCCCGGCAAGAGTACGGTGCCGATGTGAAACCTGGGGAGAAGTTTAATTTCACAGGACTAGAAATCGAAACCCAACAGAAGGTCGAAGCGGACTTCGATGCACAGTTCCAGACTGACTCCGGTGACCGAATCGAATCTTGGGACGAACTGGCCAACGACACGTACGGGAAGTCGTACGAGAACCTAACCGCTAGTCGCCAGGCGGACATCAGGACGACGTATCAGGATCAATTCGAATAA
- the gfo6 gene encoding D-xylose 1-dehydrogenase Gfo6, with protein MKDWIDTYNERDWQTTTDGTVRYALLGLGWWTIDLALPAIQDSDLGEVTTLVSSSSEKAKRLADENGVDHGISYEEFHDGDAADRFDAIYIGTPNALHLEYAETAAELDKAILCEKPMEATVERAQKMVEVCADAAVPLMIAYRMQTDPAVRRAKELIEDGFIGEPVSVYGNNSQPLLEMNPDTDQWRLDPELSGYGTSVMDLGIYSINTTRFLLDREPLAVQSQMDSHGEAFVDVPDERSGALLALEDGIKMVTTDSQNAHSDTQLKITGTDGQIELRPAFHGKAKLHLSRNETTVTVEHESFDAEDEMREEFDYFADRVLTGTDIGPDGRHGLQDMRIIRAIHKAAESGDVVKL; from the coding sequence ATGAAAGACTGGATTGATACGTATAACGAGCGTGACTGGCAAACCACCACGGACGGAACGGTTCGATACGCGCTGTTAGGACTTGGCTGGTGGACAATCGACCTAGCACTTCCCGCGATTCAGGACTCTGATCTGGGTGAAGTTACAACGCTCGTCAGCAGTTCTTCGGAGAAAGCGAAACGTCTCGCCGACGAGAACGGTGTGGACCACGGGATCAGTTACGAGGAGTTCCACGACGGGGATGCAGCCGACAGGTTTGATGCCATCTACATCGGGACACCGAACGCCTTGCATCTGGAATACGCCGAGACAGCCGCAGAGTTAGACAAAGCGATCCTGTGCGAGAAACCGATGGAGGCAACAGTCGAACGGGCCCAGAAAATGGTTGAGGTCTGTGCGGACGCCGCTGTGCCGTTGATGATTGCCTACCGAATGCAGACTGACCCCGCTGTTAGGCGTGCAAAAGAACTCATCGAAGACGGATTCATCGGCGAGCCAGTATCCGTATACGGAAACAATAGTCAGCCGTTGCTTGAGATGAATCCGGACACGGACCAGTGGCGGCTCGATCCGGAACTCTCAGGTTATGGCACCTCAGTGATGGATTTGGGGATTTACTCGATCAACACGACTCGGTTTCTGCTCGACAGGGAACCACTGGCAGTGCAGTCACAGATGGATTCTCATGGGGAGGCCTTCGTCGACGTGCCTGATGAGCGCTCCGGGGCATTGCTGGCGCTGGAAGACGGTATCAAAATGGTCACGACTGATAGCCAGAACGCCCACAGTGATACGCAACTGAAAATAACTGGGACGGACGGACAGATCGAACTCCGTCCAGCGTTCCATGGGAAAGCAAAACTCCACCTGTCCCGAAACGAGACGACAGTAACTGTCGAACACGAGAGTTTTGACGCGGAGGACGAAATGCGGGAGGAGTTCGATTACTTCGCTGACCGTGTTTTGACTGGTACTGACATTGGCCCGGACGGCCGCCACGGCCTCCAGGATATGCGAATCATCCGGGCAATTCACAAAGCCGCGGAGAGCGGCGACGTCGTCAAATTGTAA
- a CDS encoding glycosyltransferase family 2 protein — MYKGSTVGVVVPAHNEEGFIGEVIDSLPEYVDQVFVIDDCSTDGTWTEIKEYVDTEVKPASVTGDSAQQIVVADGAGTMVSESQTFLDKRIVPVRHQTNGGRGAAVQTGYELALMSGMDTVAVLDGDGQMDPNILDEILDPVVEGDADYAKGNRLISRRHCTQMSNWRLFGNALLTMLTKIASGHWQMRDPQNGYTAISATALDQLSLNDLFDDYGFLNDMLIHLDANGMTVQDVPMEALYGDESSGIRYGSFIPKLSILLLRGYVWRLQQKYLSRTESE, encoded by the coding sequence GTGTATAAAGGCTCTACCGTCGGTGTCGTCGTTCCGGCACACAACGAAGAGGGGTTCATCGGTGAGGTCATCGACTCACTTCCGGAGTACGTCGATCAGGTGTTCGTTATCGACGACTGCTCGACAGATGGCACATGGACCGAAATCAAGGAATACGTGGATACTGAGGTGAAACCCGCAAGTGTGACCGGGGACTCCGCACAACAAATAGTTGTCGCCGACGGGGCCGGGACAATGGTCTCTGAAAGCCAGACGTTTCTCGATAAGCGGATCGTCCCAGTCCGTCATCAGACTAACGGCGGTCGCGGGGCTGCCGTACAAACCGGATACGAGCTAGCGCTTATGAGCGGCATGGATACGGTTGCAGTCCTTGATGGCGACGGCCAGATGGACCCGAACATCCTTGATGAGATACTCGACCCAGTCGTTGAGGGGGATGCGGATTACGCGAAAGGCAACCGCCTCATATCGCGACGCCACTGTACTCAGATGTCCAACTGGCGGCTGTTCGGGAATGCGCTCCTCACGATGCTGACCAAGATCGCGAGCGGACACTGGCAAATGCGCGACCCACAGAACGGATACACCGCGATTTCCGCGACGGCGCTTGACCAGCTCTCGCTGAACGATCTGTTTGACGACTACGGATTTCTGAACGATATGCTAATTCACTTAGATGCGAATGGGATGACTGTTCAGGACGTACCGATGGAAGCACTCTACGGCGACGAGTCGAGCGGGATTCGATATGGCTCGTTCATTCCGAAGCTATCGATTCTGTTACTTCGTGGGTACGTCTGGCGGTTACAGCAAAAGTATCTCTCCCGAACAGAATCAGAGTGA
- a CDS encoding DUF7344 domain-containing protein encodes MGVKDTAQTKAEPNNKLSDESVPSPKGKESSADQATSQEQDDSGASLDVIFEILKNSRRREVLHFLRERGEQVSLGELAEHVAAIENETTTDALTSSERKRVYVGLYQCHLPKMDDIGVVDFNQDRGHITLTEKADDFEKYLNRTEGEAEGRQWYQYYAAVTVLGAMVLAASVAFSLPGSIVLGLFSLVVGVAGACSVYHWSVEREELDSE; translated from the coding sequence ATGGGAGTCAAAGACACCGCACAAACGAAAGCAGAACCGAATAATAAACTAAGCGACGAATCTGTCCCATCGCCAAAAGGGAAAGAAAGCAGTGCGGACCAAGCGACGTCACAGGAGCAGGACGACTCAGGTGCATCTCTAGACGTTATTTTTGAAATACTGAAAAACAGCCGCCGCAGAGAGGTCCTCCACTTTCTTCGAGAACGAGGCGAACAGGTCTCTCTTGGAGAACTCGCAGAACACGTCGCGGCCATCGAGAACGAGACCACAACTGATGCGTTGACATCAAGTGAGCGCAAGCGCGTGTATGTAGGACTGTACCAGTGCCATCTCCCGAAGATGGACGACATCGGTGTCGTCGATTTTAACCAAGACCGAGGGCATATAACCCTTACCGAGAAGGCTGACGACTTCGAAAAGTACCTCAACCGCACTGAAGGAGAGGCGGAGGGCCGACAGTGGTATCAGTATTACGCGGCCGTCACGGTGCTCGGTGCGATGGTCCTAGCCGCCTCTGTCGCCTTCTCACTTCCCGGGAGCATAGTTTTAGGTTTGTTCTCCCTGGTAGTGGGTGTTGCAGGCGCATGTTCGGTGTATCACTGGTCAGTTGAGCGCGAAGAGCTGGACAGCGAGTAG
- a CDS encoding alpha-D-ribose 1-methylphosphonate 5-triphosphate diphosphatase, which produces MKNNANRTLISGGTVVTPTSEIENGTIVFSDGKIVSVEAESHDSPDIDATGKYVLPGLVDLHGDDIERHLFPRAGERVNTTVALDRCDIANASAGVTTKYHAIAFEDVPDNNRSIELARRLAEHIRDFNCETGARVDNRLHMRCELTNETAVDAVSQEIQSGGDLVSLVSHIPGTGQFAGENTLTQRYNLPDGVSESSLQTLETRRNGVSETEVISRAREITELASNRNIPVASHDDETVSSVDNAAAIGVDISEYPLSHRVAQRATELNLAVAMGAPNVVRGGSLWDGPDASQAIKDGVVDILCSDFRPQSLLSSVFIENGDPLKDRVLRVSTAPAAAAGLYDRGRLECGARADLIIVDPDPVPSIARTYVAGDEVYRSG; this is translated from the coding sequence ATGAAAAATAATGCAAATCGAACATTAATCTCGGGAGGAACTGTTGTTACGCCGACCAGCGAAATTGAGAACGGGACAATAGTATTCTCTGATGGAAAAATAGTCTCGGTGGAAGCAGAATCTCATGACTCCCCGGACATTGATGCGACGGGGAAGTATGTCCTACCTGGATTGGTTGATCTTCACGGTGATGATATCGAACGGCACCTCTTTCCGAGAGCTGGTGAGCGCGTCAACACGACTGTCGCTCTGGACCGATGTGATATTGCCAATGCCAGCGCGGGAGTTACGACAAAGTATCATGCCATTGCGTTCGAAGACGTCCCAGATAATAACCGGAGTATCGAATTAGCCCGTCGCTTGGCCGAGCATATCCGGGATTTCAACTGCGAAACCGGCGCCAGGGTCGATAACAGACTCCATATGCGGTGTGAACTCACCAACGAAACGGCTGTCGACGCCGTCTCGCAAGAAATCCAATCAGGGGGAGATCTCGTCTCCCTTGTCTCACACATTCCCGGAACGGGCCAGTTCGCTGGCGAAAATACACTTACACAACGCTATAATCTTCCGGACGGGGTCTCAGAGTCAAGCCTTCAGACCCTCGAAACACGCCGCAATGGTGTCTCCGAAACAGAAGTAATCTCGCGCGCACGAGAGATTACAGAGCTAGCAAGCAATAGAAATATCCCAGTCGCCTCACACGACGATGAAACCGTTTCGAGCGTGGACAACGCCGCTGCTATCGGGGTAGACATAAGTGAGTATCCGCTCTCCCACCGTGTTGCGCAGCGTGCAACCGAGTTAAACTTGGCCGTTGCGATGGGTGCGCCGAATGTGGTTCGCGGTGGGAGTCTGTGGGACGGGCCCGATGCGTCTCAGGCAATCAAAGACGGTGTTGTCGACATTCTCTGTAGCGACTTTCGTCCGCAATCACTGCTTAGCTCTGTTTTCATCGAAAACGGTGACCCTCTCAAAGACCGGGTGTTACGTGTCTCTACTGCACCAGCTGCCGCTGCCGGCCTGTACGACCGCGGCCGATTGGAGTGTGGAGCAAGGGCCGATCTGATTATCGTCGATCCAGACCCGGTTCCATCGATAGCACGAACATATGTTGCCGGCGACGAAGTGTATCGCTCTGGATAG
- a CDS encoding winged helix-turn-helix domain-containing protein codes for MADFDQWDEVSYVISSRYRVETLRRLSEGPATPSLIADDREMSIAHVSRALQELRESELVDLLVSEDRKKGRVYDITEKGVDIWETIERKNMA; via the coding sequence ATGGCAGACTTTGATCAGTGGGACGAAGTGAGCTACGTAATCAGTTCACGGTATCGAGTCGAGACTCTCCGCCGGTTGTCAGAAGGCCCTGCGACACCGTCGTTAATTGCGGACGACAGGGAAATGAGCATTGCTCACGTATCGCGCGCCCTGCAGGAACTCCGTGAGTCGGAACTGGTCGACCTATTAGTTTCGGAAGATCGGAAGAAAGGCCGCGTGTACGACATCACTGAGAAGGGTGTCGATATTTGGGAAACAATCGAACGGAAGAACATGGCGTAA
- a CDS encoding DUF1616 domain-containing protein: MGYTAVVLFATLSSLEGVLLTAIALPFLLFVPGYAVVAALFPIRNPEDEHHRLITTERMLYSVVASICLAIIVGVNLEFTPWPIRPTPVVTALAIVTVVATGIAWYRRYKRTQTGLSQTSMPFGNSRAASGGSDGEGVQLGTVVVGVAILVTFASVALVAAQPQRGEAYTEFGLLTENETGDLEASGYPEQIALGEPEQMYFTVTNHEMETTEYVVVVQMARTAPTGEVIERIRLDTYSNRTAAGDRWLQRHTVTPVLEGERLRLTYLLYRGSQPDQPTAENAYREAHIWVDVT, from the coding sequence GTGGGGTACACAGCGGTTGTACTCTTCGCAACGCTGTCGTCTCTTGAAGGGGTGCTCCTCACGGCCATCGCGTTACCCTTCTTGCTGTTCGTCCCGGGCTATGCTGTAGTCGCGGCCCTTTTTCCAATTCGGAACCCGGAGGATGAACACCACCGGCTGATTACCACAGAACGGATGCTGTACTCGGTTGTAGCAAGTATCTGTTTGGCAATTATCGTCGGAGTCAATCTTGAGTTCACGCCCTGGCCGATTCGCCCGACTCCGGTTGTCACTGCCCTTGCTATCGTAACTGTTGTGGCAACCGGAATCGCGTGGTATCGGCGCTACAAAAGGACACAGACGGGCCTGAGCCAGACCTCGATGCCCTTCGGAAACTCACGAGCGGCCAGCGGTGGTTCCGATGGGGAGGGAGTCCAGCTGGGGACCGTAGTTGTCGGTGTGGCGATCCTCGTGACGTTTGCCAGCGTGGCGCTGGTCGCGGCTCAGCCACAGCGTGGCGAAGCGTACACAGAATTCGGGCTGCTGACCGAGAATGAGACAGGGGATCTGGAGGCAAGCGGGTATCCGGAGCAGATCGCGTTGGGCGAGCCCGAACAGATGTACTTCACCGTCACGAATCACGAGATGGAGACAACCGAGTACGTCGTCGTCGTGCAGATGGCCAGAACCGCGCCGACAGGCGAGGTCATCGAGCGCATACGTCTCGATACTTACAGCAACCGGACAGCGGCTGGAGACCGCTGGCTGCAGCGTCACACGGTGACGCCGGTACTGGAGGGCGAGCGCCTGCGGTTGACGTATTTGTTGTACAGGGGAAGTCAGCCGGATCAACCCACAGCTGAGAACGCGTACCGCGAGGCTCACATTTGGGTCGACGTAACGTGA